Proteins from a single region of Apium graveolens cultivar Ventura chromosome 7, ASM990537v1, whole genome shotgun sequence:
- the LOC141674078 gene encoding uncharacterized protein LOC141674078 — protein sequence MAVKSGAYHPETNGQDEVSNREIKRILEKVLVYGKACHFPAELEHKAYWALKKLNLDMEAAGEKRMIQLNKLEEFRLQAYENNRMYKEKVKRWHDRRLVHKSFVPGQKVLLYNSRLRLFPGKIKLRCLGPFTVKTVFPNRAVEIFDTHPDQEFKVNGQRLKHYYGDTANRELISSVLSTT from the exons CATCCTGAAACTAATGGGCAAGATGAAGTGTCTAATCGGGAGATTAAACGTATCTTGGAGAAGGTG TTGGTGTATGGGAAGGCGTGTCATTTTCCTGCAGAGttagagcataaagcatattgggctttgaagaagctaAATCTTGACATGGAAGCTGCTGGAGagaaaagaatgattcaactAAATAAACTCGAGGAATTTCGACTACAGGCTTATGAGAATAACAGgatgtacaaggagaaagtcaagagatgGCATGATAGGAGATTAGTACACAAGTCTTTTGTGCCCGGTCAGAAGGTTCTATTGTACAattctcgtctccgactttttccggGAAAAATTAAGTTGAGGTGTTTAGGGCCATTCACGGTTAAAACTGTGTTTCCAAATagagctgtggagatttttgataCGCATCCGGATCAAGAGTTCAAGGTGAATGggcagagattgaagcattactatggagataCGGCAAACCGCGAGTTGATAAGCTCCGTTCTTTCGACAACTTGA